The DNA region CACACCATCACTCCACCTTCCTTCCCCAACATACCGACGGATCTCTTGTCCGATTACAGCACTTCGTCGACATCCTCGGACGAAACAATGATGGAAGCCGGAGGAACACGGAAGCGGAAGAGGAAATGGAAGGACTTCTTTGAGAGGCTAATGAAGGAAGTGATGGAGAAGCAGGAGCAGCTGCAGAAGAGGTTCCTGGAGGCCATTGAGAAACGCGAGCAAGAGCGAACGGCTAGAGAAGAAGCGTGGAAGATGCAGGAGATGCAAAAGATCAACAGGGAGAGAGAAATTCTCGCCCAAGAGAGATCAATTGCCGCAGCAAAAGATGCAGCCGTCATGACATTTCTGCAGAAGATTTCTGAACAACAAAATCTCACTCCTAcatccaacaacaacaacaacaatgcaCAACAACCACAAGACCCCGCTCCAGCACCATCACCAGCACTAGTACCGGTACCTGTACCAGTATCGGTACCGGCACCAGTGCAAACACCAATCCTGGTGGCGCAACAAATTACAGCTGCTCCGGTTCCGCAAGCGCCACAACCATTGGCCCCACAAGAGGTCCCACCACAACATCAGCATCATCAGGTGCAGCAACAAGTGACCAATTTGGAAATGATAAAAGGTGATAATGGAGAGAGTGTGGGTGTGATGCCAGCTAGCTCTTCAAGGTGGCCAAAAGCTGAGGTTGAGGCACTGATAAAGCTAAGAACGAGTTTGGATACAAAGTACCAAGACAGTGGTCCTAAAGGACCACTATGGGAGGAGATATCAGCGTTGATGAGGAAAATGGGGTACAACCGGAATGCCAAAAGATGCAAGGAGAAATGGGAGAATATCAACAAGTACTTTAAGAAAGTGAAGGAGAGCAACAAGAAGAGGCCAGAAGATGCAAAGACTTGTCCTTATTTTCACCAATTGGATGCTCTATACAGGGAGAAGAGCAAGATGATGGAGAGCAGCTTGATGAAGCCTGAGAGTGCTGCGGCGGCCACAGCAATGATGGCACCATTGATGGTGCGGCCGGAGCAGCAGTGGCCGCCCCAACCGGTACCAGATGTCACCATGGTAGATGCTGGGAGTGATCGTCGGCACAGTGAGGAGGAGGActatgatgatgataatgattaTGATGACAAGGATATTggcgatgaagatgaagatgatgaaggaacTGGTAAGTACGAGATTGTGGCGAGTAAGCCGGCACCGAGGTGAGAAGAATAAATTTTGAGTACTATACACCAGAAACCGGCGGTGACGGTGGTGGAGGGTATTGCAGATTTTGATTATACACATATAGAATGAAATTGGGTATAGGGGTTGAGGAATCTGAAATGGAAGTAAGCATATAGTCAGCAAGATTATATgtttctttaattttcttttcaattttagaaaggaataattaattattttttgagctaaataaataagttgatgagaggaagaaggaaattcaaGATAGGGAGAGGTTCAGACTTCAGAGGTTCCATAAAAATGAATAATGGAAGAAACCTTGCTTAATGTTgctgtacttttttttttaatgttcaaGGTGGTGTAAATGGGAGAAACAAttaattggggggggggggttgtttttttcttttcttctttaatttgttatttttctaaattatcctttttttattttcttactcTTCAAATGTCAGTATCATTTTTGTTTACCTCTTTCAGTGTTTCATTGTTCATTTTGATGAgaattaattgattttcttttcgCATTTGCACTATATACCAAATTGTCCGAACACACAAGGAGAGGAAGGAGAAAGAGAGTGGAATACTTTTTTTCTTGTGTAAAAATATGAGgtcagaaaaatgaaaaagttaAATTGTGGTGCagaaaaaatgaaagagaagaatgACTGTGTGGAGCAAAATAGGTTAATACTGAAAAATGGGAGAAAGTAGAAAAGGGGTTTAAATCATAGGGACAGTGACCAGACCATTAGTGTTGGAATAGGACCCTTTCCGTAGCAGAAAATGGCAGCATCACACATGGAGTCATAAACCTTCAAGGAGGGTCCACTAAGAGGAATCTTGTGAGGAGTGATTAACCTGACTTTGAAGATGGAAGCTGCCGTAACATTTGCTGTGCATCCAAGGATAAGTGTCAGTACTAGAAAATGATGAAGGTTTTTGACGTGGCAAAATGCATTCATAAAATAAAGCTTGGAGGCACATCCTCCACCCAAACATGCTTGGAAAAAGAAGAGGCATTCCTAACCATGAAACCGGCCGCAAAATTACCATCGCGACGCACAAAAGAAAGATTAACATGATCAAACAAATGAACTAATACATAACAGTCGCTAAGTATTGAAAATAAATAGGAATGCTTCCTCCATGCCTCATATAGCTAAAGGCAATCAGTTTCAAACAGAACAGAATGAAACACAAGTTAGGTAGCTAGCTCCATAGACCACTGAAGGCAAAGAGCTTCTGCTATAACTAGGGAGAACACcactataggttactgggctgTCGTTGCCAAAATCTCACCATTTTTATCCTCTGCAACCATCCCAAAGCCTGCAAGACGATCACCACCCACCGCAGCATCAGATTAATTTTCGTGGTCTTGTTGTGGTCTGGTCCAGTGGCTCGGGTACTAAAAATAAGGTATGTTCGCTGCTGGCAGAGCTGAAGCTCGAAGTGCTGAAGCACGCAGCAGCACCGAGGTGGTCAGCACGTCCACACCTGCAAAAACTAATATGTTTCGCCTCTACCAGATCGAGTATATCAGACGTTGCAACTCAGCTATCAGCTCCTCATCCGCCTCAGTCAGGAACTGCTGCATAAAATCATGGAACCTAGTCTCTTCTTCCACGCACAAACCTAACTGAGATCCAAACCAATAGCACCTCACTACCTCACACACCATGAACAAGTGATCCACAGTCTCCTCCTCGATGCCACATAGAGGAcaaaggttgtcgaggttgtcGACATCAACACCGCGCCGTCAAAGGGAAGCACGAACTGGTAGGATATTTGTGCACGCTCTTCATACAACCTCCTTGCATCTTGGAAGAGCTGGTTCTTTCCAGAATTTACGTCTTAATGCAACTACCATCGACAACTTTGTTGACGCCAAGGGAGAAGATTGAGCCACCGTCTATTGAATGAAATCATATCTCGACCTTGTAGTGTACCCACCAATTGTTGTTCCCGTCCAAAAAAGCACATCTTCTGGTTTTTGCAGCGAAAGAGGGACAAACAGAATCTTAGCCATTGTCACCAGGAAAAAGACCCTCTCTATTAAAGGTTTATTCCACTTTGTCTCTGGAATTAAAAGGTCTGCCACTTTCTCAATGCGGAGTTCTTCCACCACATTATACCGAGCATTTACAAACGCCATCAGACCAAACATTCACTGTCAAGCCAATACCAACTCTCGATGCTCCCCGCGTTCAAACACCCATGAAGTTTTTAAAATACTTGTCCAAGCATAGCTTAGACGGTAGCCACGCTTAGCACCAATCATGGTTCCACTATGGAAATATACCGACTTATAAGTGCGACCAAGCAAAGTACCGGTGAATTATGA from Lotus japonicus ecotype B-129 chromosome 2, LjGifu_v1.2 includes:
- the LOC130738179 gene encoding trihelix transcription factor DF1-like codes for the protein MLGDSAVLGTAGGGGGSSGDAAVAAAAAAARAHDGGDTAAGGGGGGSNSGDDERGDRSFGGNRWPRQETLALLKIRSDMDVAFRDASVKGPLWDEVSRKLADLGYHRNAKKCKEKFENVYKYHKRTKEGRSGKSDGKTYRFFDQLQALENNPSIQSPTAPKPPQQQTASLPAILSPTPSKLPKQTPPPATTHALSSLSLPTTTVPLPLPPTLVNTIPSTTSITVPSIAPSYPPSNPSFFPSTTNPPHTITPPSFPNIPTDLLSDYSTSSTSSDETMMEAGGTRKRKRKWKDFFERLMKEVMEKQEQLQKRFLEAIEKREQERTAREEAWKMQEMQKINREREILAQERSIAAAKDAAVMTFLQKISEQQNLTPTSNNNNNNAQQPQDPAPAPSPALVPVPVPVSVPAPVQTPILVAQQITAAPVPQAPQPLAPQEVPPQHQHHQVQQQVTNLEMIKGDNGESVGVMPASSSRWPKAEVEALIKLRTSLDTKYQDSGPKGPLWEEISALMRKMGYNRNAKRCKEKWENINKYFKKVKESNKKRPEDAKTCPYFHQLDALYREKSKMMESSLMKPESAAAATAMMAPLMVRPEQQWPPQPVPDVTMVDAGSDRRHSEEEDYDDDNDYDDKDIGDEDEDDEGTGKYEIVASKPAPR